gtggtggtggttattcGAGGAGTGTTTTTGGGGATGATATCTTTGCTTCATTtagaggtggaggtggtggttgtGGCGAGGGTTCTGTTCCAAGGAGAAGTGCTCCGATTGAGCGAACACTAACTTGTAATTTGGAGGATTTGTATAAAGGGACTATTAAGAAAATGAAGATCTCCAGGGAGGTTACTGATTCAAGTGGGTAAGTTTCTTTGTTCCAGTTACtatgattgaatgaattatagtTTAGTTTGTACTGTGTTTTTGAAATGGTGAACATTTGTTAGATTCTGGTGACGGATTAGCCGGAGAGTAGGTTTAACTCTTTACTTATGTTGCATTATGCTTTCTTGTGAATGAATGTGATTGTTGGGAGATTATGGCTTCTCGAGTAGCAATTAGGTATGTTGGGAGATTGAAGCTCCGCATGTTTATGTTTCAATGTAATCTTGAAGTGTTGGTAAATTTGTGCAACTGTTGTTTGATTAATTATTTTGTATGTACATATAACAATGCATTTTTTGGTGTGGGCAATTTTTTTAGTACGATTCTAAATGGAGCTTCGAGTATTTATATTCGAGAATTCAGGTCGATTTCTTTAAAACTAATACTTTTGCTTCTATGACGGCCTTAGCATCTCAGGTTATTCTATCGGTTTCATGGGGATTGTCAGATTCAGAAGTTTGTAGCGAGCATTGGCAATAAACAGCAATAGATGAAGTTGTCGTGTAGCTTTCTCTTTTTTAATTCCAAATTACTCTTCCGGCATGCTCAGTTTGCCAGTGGTTTAGAGTTCCGCTGTAGGTCATCCTTGGGGTTTATTTCATGTGGGTAAGAACACACAATGTAGGTTACTGGGGTAGATATCAGGGCCTACGTGCAGTTCATGCACTTCAAATTCTAAAGACAATCATCCTACTTTCTGATAATTTCAGTTTTAGTAAATAGTAGTTGGCTGGAATACTCGCAAACTGCGTATTACAAGTTGCTGGTCATCCACCTGCCAAATGAGATGTCTAGAGCATATTGCCATTGGTCTGAAAAGAGAAGTGTTTATAAAAGTTCATCGTGGATCATTACACACATCCAATGAGTAACCAGATCTTATATCTAGGAGCTGCATATCCTACTGTTGGACCAGtgtaagcaaataaaaatctgtcgGCTTGTTGCTTTTCTGTATCTTCTTTGTGCATATAATTGTATTACTGAAAAGCAATGTTAGACAGAGTTGTGTGTTCTACAGTTGTACTCTATAACAAATAAAAGCATGTATTGTACCGTTGTACCTTAATTGCTTTTCGAATTTATGGTGCATATAATTGTACTGCTAAAAGGCAATTGTGGAAATAGTTGCCAAATTCTATTTACTACAGTAAGAAACTTGGAAGTTCTGGTTAGCCTTGTTAATTTACAGTACCAGTTTTACAATTGGAATCTTATCTAACATTTTTTTTCGTACTGTTTCTTTCTAAAGGAGGCCTACGACAGTAGAGGAAATTCTGTCGATTGTGATCAAGCCAGGTTGGAAGAAGGGGACTAAGATCACATTCCCAGAGAAGGGCAATGAGCAGCGAGGTATGATACCTGcagatttggttttcataattgaCGAGAAACCTCACAATTTATTCAAGAGGGACAGCAACGACCTGATTGTGAGCATGAAGGTATCTCTGGTTGAAGCGTTAACAGGATACACAGCACAAATAACAACTCTAGATGGTCGAAGTCTAACCATTCCCGTCACGTCAGTCATCAGCCCCACCCACGAAGAAGTTGTCGAAGGAGAGGGAATGCCAATCCCAAAGGATCCGTCCAAGAAAGGAAACCTAAGAGTCAAGTTCAACATCAAATTCCCAGCCAAGCTTACACCAGAGCAGAAAACGGGTATAAAACGATTGTTGAATTCCTCATGAATGCATGGCATCTCTCTACTTTAACCTACCTCAGCCGACTCAACGAGAGTTGATGCATTTTCACTTTCTTGCCATTAGCTCTAGCAATAATAAATTTTACTTCGGTAGCAATTACTTCACTTGAACAAAGAAGCTGTGCCGCATGCTAAACACTGTCACCTCAGTTTCCTGCTTTAGGGCATCATGTAGTAGTAGCCCTTAGCTATAACCTCTACTTGTTTTTCCTTTAAGAAAATTTTCATGTCTACTTTGAGTTCCTTTTCAGTAGATGAACACTTCTTTTGTAATTGTCCTAGCAGCAGTGGTGAATACAGGTTGTTGACCTTGAAAACATTACGACTCCTCTCCAAGAGGGTCAAGATTCTAGATCAAAAATATCAGTCCCTCAAAATCCCATACTGGTCTTGAGTGGGACCAGTGTTTTCCACGTGGACACGGTCGCTATCGTCCACCTCGACACAAATAATACTTTTCCACAGTTGTTTCTTTTCTCTACTCATTTGGTATTGTCAATCGTTATAAAGCAAAGTTGTTGTAAATGGTCCACCCACTTCGATAGGTATTTCACTTGGAAACTTTATGGTGTCAATTTCAGTATTTCAAACCAATTTGCTTTTCATTATTAATTGCATCTTTGAATGCAAGGAATCTTTTGGGGGATATTTGATTGACATTTTGGATTTTGGTGTTGGATTCTATTTCGCGTGCAAATACAAGACAATTCTTGTTTAACCAGGATATCTTGCGTAACTTGGATATCACTGGGTTTGATTGGTAGGATTGGTTTTTTCGTGTTTTTCTTCACTGGTGGAGATTTCTAAACCAGCGTACACATTGACATTCAAGACCATAGTATTATTCTTCGTCGTCGTCATTTTGGTGCATCGAACATTTTGGGGGTCATTTTCAGTCTAAACAGGAAACAAATGTGAATGGTGACGATCTTTTAAACATAAATAACTTTCTATTTAGGGTAAAGTCCTCGTCATAAAACACTAAGCTCCCACTAATGCATTTCTTCAAtcattcatcttctttgttttgGTCCTTTTTAGACTACTTTTTCATCTCCCACAAATCCTGTGATTCATTCATTTCATGGGAAACTGTTAATGGATTCTAAGTATTGAGTCAccaagcttaagcttaagaagtGAACTTAACTGTATACTTCTTTTTGCTTGCTTAAGTTGTTTTGGGTAATCAGAAATGCCTTCAAATTCAAACAAAGTGGAGACATCAATGCATAGCGCTAGCATTACTTTATACCCAAAGGACTCCCAACATTAAAGTGGTGATAGCAGCCGTGCTATCACAATGGACCCTTCAAGGCTTTAACTTTACTTGCCAAAACATATTACACCGTGTGGTGGGTCTCGCATGGTCCATCCACAGCCGTGCACCCGACTAAGAATGTCCAAGCATTTGCGCGTCGACGCAACTAAACGGGTCGGATCCAAATACGGGTACCAAGGATTGAGTTTGGTCATATAGGATCAAAACTGTCTCCCCACTAAACCCTGTTAACTAGACAAATGAGACTTTATGTCATGTCTAATCATGGAAACAAAAGTTTGATTAACTAAACCAAAAGTTTCAAAACAATATGCGCTTGTGGAAATGAAAAGATGCATAGATCCCCCCACAGAgttgcaacagcaacagcaacagcatcaTAATTTTCATAGTCATTGTTCATTCCACTAACTACATGCTACTCATCATCAAAACAGTATATATACTACTGAGAATGAGATGACCCAAAAAAATAAGTTCTTCTAGAAAGGTAAAACATATTCTTAAAAGAGTATTAATTAAGTTTTTTCGAGTCAACTATGATAATGTAAACTAAGAAAAACTTTATatgagaaaggagaagaagacatTTTCATTTTCTCTAGAGTTTCCACTACTTGATGTTTGCTTTGCTAAGCAGCAAGGTCAGTGGCTCCAAccaatctttcttcttcttccaatatATGTACATTACACTAAGAAAGCTGAATAATTTCAGCAAGTGGGCGCATAGTATACCTAGCATCATATACAGAAGAACTAACATCAATTCAAATTTTATcacttcaacttcaattttacCAATTTGAAGGGTTCATATGGGTGGATGATGCAGTAGtggtcctcttcttcttcttcttcttcttcttctttccatggacccattttctctctttttttcctctTTACCAACTTTTCttttttcgcttttttttttttcttcgttgaaTCGCATCTCTTCTAGAGATGCTTGAGCACTTAAAATTGTTTCCCTTCCTTATCTAGTTCACCATCAAAGCACATTTTGATGGTTTGTGCTGTGCTTAAAGGAAATATGTTGCTTAGCCTAGCTGAAAGTATGTGTATCTTTTTGGTTACTATTCCGGGCAGCATCTCTCAAAAGCTGCATGCAACACGTTTGAAAGATTATGTTTTGAATATGCTTTGTTAAAAATATGATGATCATGCATTTTTGTGATAACAAGAAAGAACATATTTGACTGATCTCATTTCAAAATGCCATGCATTACTTGTATAGATGCGCATCTAGAGGTTATGGATATCCCCCACCCAAACCCTAATGACGCCAATGGGGGTGTTTATGTGAAAACCTGTGTCCCTAATGACCCTTTGAGTCTTGGGAAGGGTAACTTAAATTTGCTTCTCTGGTCTTTTTTGAGGTGAGATTTGGACTAAACGTAAAAGCTTGGGTTATTGCCAAAGTGGGACAAAAGGGAAAGAAACAAAAACATTCCAATCAAACACCTTTTTAACTTTGAATAGCATCTTTAGGGTTAAGATTTTATGGCAGGACAAGTTGGGGGAACTTAAGGGGGAGTGATCAGTGCCAAAAGTAAAAGCAGCAGAAGAGTGTATATGTTCCTCCTACTTCTTAGCTAGTTCCTATCCTCCTGGAAAACAAACTACACGCCTAGTGCCACTTGTCGTTCCCGTGTTACTCCAGCCACTCTTTTGATCCCTTGGCTTAAAATCTCCCAAACTTTTGCAAGTGGCATGTATTATTTCGAGGCTGCTTCCTCACTCACCCGAATTCATTCGTATCACACTGTCCATCGGACTGATAATCCCGCATGAAATTTGATAACCTTCTGCAACAGTCATGCTGTATTCCGAAGCTTTAGATATGCATAGTATAAAACTAAATAAATTACACGAAAACAATATAATTTGACAACGAACTGTCACGAAAATATCAAGAagcattattttttgtttcttgatGAACATGACATTTACTTCTGGAAGAAATTGTTTACTGCTTTAGTAATGAAGTAATTTCCAAGGAATGCAGATCTAAGTTGGtgtgaatttccaaaaccaaacaaagttcaaaaattatgtgaataaaaatatAGGCCCCCTGTACCAACAGCTTTGTCCAATAAAACATAAGAATCAAATTATGAATTCAAAAAGTAGTTGATTTTCTAGTGTATATGTGCAGTTATTTTGGGGCATTGGGACCCCATCTACAGATCGTTCCAATAAGATTTGATAAACATTTTCAATGATATATTCACTAGTGAATAATACTATTCCCCCTTTCCTTGAGTGATGATGTCAAAGATATTTGTTAACAAGCAAAGATCAAAAATACCGCACCTAACAAATACCCCAACCAGTGCACAGAACATACTTGGTGGATGAAGCTCAATCTCCATGGTTTCAATTCTTCTTCTCATAATTTTTTCAGAAGAACATCCCAGTTCTAGATGATTAACAAGGCAATGATAATAATTTTTTCAGAATAATTTTTAAAAGCAAAAGAGGTTGACTTTTCATAAAGCAAATTATTTTTACTTCGGACTTATGGATTTGTTTTTGGTATTCAAACACCCTGTAAATATCAAGAAACCCTCGGCGTAATTAGAAAGCCAGTGGGTACGACTCGAATCGTACGAGTTAGTGTGACAATTCTGTATGCTGAGGTGAGCACACGAGTCTCCACTCCACTCCACCACCACCTTGCAATTTGCTATTACTAGCAAGTTGCAAACCTTTTATGTTCTGCTCTCTGAAAAAAATCCCAAAAacaatctttttctttctttccaccTTTCATGTCAACACAGTCAGATGTAACTTTTCTGTGTCCCCTCCTCCCTCCCTCCATGGCCCCATCCCAATTAGTGGTCATGGCATCTTCCACACCTCCCTTAGATATCACAGAGTCTGACTGAGAGAGATCAAAACTGAGAGATTCCATAACAGAGAATCAGTGCTTCTGTTTTTTTCTCTACAGTGTGTCTAAAAAATAAACAATTTAAAAGCAAAGATATGAACTCATCAACTTtacttgaaattttttatttctgAAAGCAGAGATATTATTTTCTTCTcagaaaattattttatttttaggagGAAGTGTTAGTTATGCCAACACCAGTGACTACAGCGAGACAGTGCTTAACAGCAGAAGCTTCAAAAGGTTTAGATGAAGCTGTTACCGTTGCTAAACGTAGAGGTCATGCACAGACAACTTCACTTCACGTAATCTCTTCATTTTTGATACTTCCTTCGTCTTCCATCCTCCGGGACGCTTGTTTACGCACGCGCAACTCTTCGTACTCGTCGAATGTTAAGTTTAAAGCTTTAGAGCTTTGTTTTAATGTCGCACTTGACCGTTTACCTTCATCACAACATAATGGTAGTAGTGGAAATGGTAATGAACCGCCGGTTTCTAATTCGTTAATGGCTGCCATCAAAAGATCTCAAGCTAACCAGAGGAGGAACCCGGAGAGTTATCATCTTTATCATCTTCAACAAAACCAGCAGCAATCTTCAGTTTCTTGTGTCAAAGTTGAAACTCAGCAGCTGGTGCTGTCTATACTTGATGATCCTGTTGTTAGTCGTGTTTTCGCTGACGCAGGGTTCCGTAGTACCGATATAAAGTTCTCCATACTTCGTCCATTACGGTATAATTCATCGTACCCGCCTTTGTTTCTGTGTAATCTAGCAGCTGGTGCAGCAGCAGGAGTTGGTCCTGATGGTGTTTCTGTAAGTGACTATGAATCTGGCCGGAAGAGTTTTAGCTTTCCGTTCTCAGGGTTTTCCGAAATTTCTGACGGAGACGAGAATTGCAGGAGAATTGGAGAAATTCTTGTGAGGAAGAAAGGTAGAAATCCGTTACTAGTTGGTGTCCATGCTAAAGATGCTATAACAAGTTTCAAAGAAAATGTAGAGAGTCAGAAAAACGGAGTGTTGCCGGTTGAATTGCCCCGGTTGGATTTTATATCCATCGAAAGCGAAGTTATGGAGTTTGTTGCCAAGAATGGAAGTGAAAGACGAATGGGTTCGAAATTTGATGAGTTGAGTCAATTAGTAAAGAATTCTTCTGGTGTTGTTGTCAGTTTTGGAGATTTAAATGGCTTCGCAGGAGATGGTTCGAGCGGCGGCGATGCTAGTAGTTATTTGATTTCGAAATTGACAAATTTGGTGGAGACTTGCAGTGGCAAGTTATGGCTAATGGGTTCAACAAGTAGTTATGAGACATATTTGAGGTTTATCACAAAATTTCCTACTGTTGAAAAAGATTGGGACTTGCAGATTTTACCTACTGCTTCTTTTAGATCTTCCATTGGTGGCTACTTCTCTAAACCTCACAGGTTAGTATCTTAATTCATTTACATATTATGACTTTTGGTTGTCTATAG
This portion of the Papaver somniferum cultivar HN1 chromosome 11, ASM357369v1, whole genome shotgun sequence genome encodes:
- the LOC113324656 gene encoding dnaJ protein homolog 1-like isoform X1 is translated as MGVDYYKVLEVDRNASDDDLKKAYRKLAMKWHPDKNPNNKKDAEAKFKQISEAYDVLSDSQKRVIYDQYGEEGLKGQVPPPQSGGGGYSDYADYGGGGGAFRFNPRSADDIFSEFFGFSSPFGGAHNGGGGGGYSRSVFGDDIFASFRGGGGGCGEGSVPRRSAPIERTLTCNLEDLYKGTIKKMKISREVTDSSGRPTTVEEILSIVIKPGWKKGTKITFPEKGNEQRGMIPADLVFIIDEKPHNLFKRDSNDLIVSMKVSLVEALTGYTAQITTLDGRSLTIPVTSVISPTHEEVVEGEGMPIPKDPSKKGNLRVKFNIKFPAKLTPEQKTGIKRLLNSS